Proteins encoded by one window of Enterobacter hormaechei subsp. xiangfangensis:
- the adhE gene encoding bifunctional acetaldehyde-CoA/alcohol dehydrogenase, which translates to MAVTNIAELNALVERVKKAQREYANFTQEQVDKIFRAAALAAADARIPLAKMAVAESGMGIVEDKVIKNHFASEYIYNAYKDEKTCGVLSEDDTFGTITIAEPIGIICGIVPTTNPTSTAIFKSLISLKTRNAIIFSPHPRAKDATNKAADIVLQAAIAAGAPKDLIGWIDQPSVELSNALMHHPDINLILATGGPGMVKAAYSSGKPAIGVGAGNTPVVIDETADIKRAVASVLMSKTFDNGVICASEQSVVVVDSVYDAVRERFASHGGYLLQGKELKAVQDVILKNGALNAAIVGQPAYKIAELAGFSVPATTKILIGEVKVVDESEPFAHEKLSPTLAMYRAKDFDDAVEKAEKLVAMGGIGHTSCLYTDQDNQPERVAYFGQKMKTARILINTPASQGGIGDLYNFKLAPSLTLGCGSWGGNSISENVGPKHLINKKTVAKRAENMLWHKLPKSIYFRRGSLPIALDEVITDGHKRALIVTDRFLFNNGYADQITSVLKAAGVETEVFFEVEADPTLSVVRKGAELANSFKPDVIIALGGGSPMDAAKIMWVMYEHPETHFEELALRFMDIRKRIYKFPKMGVKAKMIAVTTTSGTGSEVTPFAVVTDDATGQKYPLADYALTPDMAIVDANLVMEMPKSLCAFGGLDAVTHALEAYVSVLASEFSDGQALQALKLLKENLPASYNEGSKNPVARERVHSAATIAGIAFANAFLGVCHSMAHKLGSQFHIPHGLANALLISNVIRYNANDNPTKQTAFSQYDRPQARRRYAEIADHLGLSAPGDRTAAKIEKLLAWLESLKAELGIPKSIREAGVQEADFLAHVDKLSEDAFDDQCTGANPRYPLISELKQILLDTYYGRNFTESDVAAVKVEIPAVVKADKKAKKNA; encoded by the coding sequence ATGGCTGTTACCAATATCGCTGAACTGAACGCCCTCGTCGAGCGCGTAAAAAAAGCCCAGCGTGAATATGCCAATTTCACCCAAGAACAGGTTGATAAAATCTTCCGCGCGGCCGCTCTGGCTGCTGCTGATGCTCGAATCCCTCTCGCTAAAATGGCCGTTGCCGAATCCGGCATGGGTATCGTTGAAGATAAAGTGATCAAAAACCACTTTGCTTCAGAGTATATCTACAACGCCTATAAAGATGAGAAAACCTGCGGTGTGCTGTCAGAAGACGATACTTTCGGCACCATCACCATCGCAGAACCGATCGGCATCATTTGCGGTATCGTTCCAACCACTAACCCAACCTCTACCGCCATCTTCAAATCTCTCATCAGTCTGAAGACTCGTAACGCAATCATTTTCTCTCCGCATCCACGTGCGAAGGACGCCACCAACAAAGCAGCAGATATCGTGCTTCAGGCAGCCATTGCTGCGGGTGCGCCAAAAGATCTCATCGGCTGGATCGACCAACCTTCTGTTGAACTGTCCAACGCTCTGATGCATCACCCGGACATTAACCTGATTCTGGCGACCGGTGGTCCTGGTATGGTTAAAGCAGCATACAGCTCCGGTAAACCAGCCATCGGCGTAGGCGCAGGTAATACTCCTGTTGTGATCGACGAAACGGCAGATATCAAGCGTGCAGTTGCTTCTGTGCTGATGTCTAAAACCTTCGATAACGGCGTTATCTGCGCATCTGAACAGTCTGTTGTCGTGGTTGATTCGGTATACGACGCCGTTCGTGAACGTTTCGCCAGCCACGGCGGCTACCTGTTGCAAGGTAAAGAACTGAAAGCCGTTCAGGACGTGATTCTGAAAAATGGTGCACTGAACGCAGCTATCGTAGGTCAGCCAGCGTATAAAATTGCTGAACTCGCTGGCTTTAGCGTCCCTGCTACCACCAAGATTCTGATTGGTGAAGTGAAAGTCGTTGATGAAAGTGAGCCGTTTGCTCACGAGAAACTCTCCCCAACGCTGGCAATGTACCGTGCGAAAGATTTTGATGACGCGGTAGAAAAAGCAGAGAAACTGGTGGCAATGGGCGGTATCGGCCACACCTCTTGCCTGTACACCGATCAGGATAACCAGCCTGAGCGTGTTGCTTACTTCGGTCAGAAGATGAAGACGGCACGTATCCTGATCAACACCCCTGCTTCTCAGGGTGGTATCGGTGATCTGTACAACTTCAAACTCGCACCTTCCCTGACTCTGGGTTGTGGTTCCTGGGGTGGTAACTCCATCTCTGAAAACGTTGGTCCAAAACACCTGATCAACAAGAAAACCGTTGCTAAGCGAGCTGAAAACATGTTGTGGCACAAACTTCCGAAATCTATCTACTTCCGCCGCGGCTCTCTGCCAATCGCGCTGGATGAAGTGATTACTGATGGCCACAAACGTGCGCTCATCGTGACTGACCGTTTCCTGTTCAACAATGGCTATGCAGACCAGATCACCTCTGTTCTGAAAGCGGCTGGCGTCGAAACTGAAGTCTTCTTTGAAGTTGAAGCTGACCCAACCCTGAGCGTTGTCCGTAAAGGTGCTGAACTGGCGAACTCCTTCAAACCTGATGTGATCATCGCACTGGGTGGCGGTTCCCCAATGGACGCCGCGAAAATTATGTGGGTGATGTACGAGCATCCGGAAACTCACTTCGAAGAACTGGCGCTGCGCTTTATGGATATCCGTAAACGTATCTACAAGTTCCCGAAAATGGGCGTGAAAGCGAAAATGATCGCCGTCACCACTACTTCCGGTACTGGTTCAGAAGTGACTCCATTTGCCGTTGTGACTGATGACGCAACCGGTCAGAAATACCCGCTGGCTGACTACGCACTGACGCCAGATATGGCTATCGTTGACGCCAACCTGGTCATGGAAATGCCGAAATCACTGTGTGCGTTCGGTGGTCTGGATGCGGTCACTCACGCTCTGGAAGCTTACGTTTCCGTACTGGCTTCTGAGTTCTCTGACGGTCAGGCTTTGCAGGCGCTGAAACTTCTGAAAGAAAACCTGCCAGCTTCTTACAACGAAGGTTCGAAAAACCCTGTAGCGCGTGAACGTGTACACAGTGCGGCAACCATCGCGGGCATCGCGTTTGCTAACGCCTTCCTGGGTGTTTGTCACTCCATGGCGCACAAGCTGGGTTCACAGTTCCACATTCCTCACGGTCTGGCGAACGCCCTGTTGATCAGCAACGTTATCCGCTATAACGCCAACGACAACCCAACCAAGCAGACAGCCTTCAGCCAGTACGACCGTCCACAGGCGCGCCGTCGTTATGCTGAAATCGCCGATCACCTGGGTCTGAGCGCACCGGGCGACCGTACTGCCGCGAAGATCGAAAAACTGCTGGCATGGCTGGAAAGTCTGAAGGCGGAACTGGGTATTCCTAAATCTATCCGCGAAGCAGGCGTTCAGGAAGCTGACTTCCTCGCTCACGTAGATAAGCTGTCTGAAGATGCATTCGATGACCAGTGTACTGGTGCTAACCCGCGCTACCCACTGATTTCCGAACTGAAACAGATCCTGCTGGATACTTATTACGGTCGTAACTTCACTGAAAGCGATGTCGCAGCCGTAAAAGTTGAAATCCCCGCAGTTGTAAAGGCTGACAAGAAAGCGAAGAAAAACGCTTAG
- the tdk gene encoding thymidine kinase yields MAQLYFYYSAMNAGKSTALLQSSYNYQERGMRTVVYTAEIDDRFGAGKVSSRIGLSSPARLFNPQTDLLEDIRVEHASKPVHCVLVDESQFLTREQVHALSEVVDELDIPVLCYGLRTDFRGELFAGSQYLLAWSDKLVELKTICFCGRKASMVLRLDQSGKPYADGEQVVIGGNERYVSVCRKHYKEALAVGSLTALQGDNRK; encoded by the coding sequence ATGGCACAACTTTATTTCTACTATTCGGCAATGAATGCAGGGAAATCGACGGCGTTACTGCAATCCTCATACAATTATCAGGAGCGGGGGATGCGTACCGTTGTTTATACCGCCGAAATCGACGATCGCTTTGGGGCAGGGAAGGTAAGCTCAAGAATAGGGCTTTCATCGCCTGCAAGGCTGTTTAACCCTCAAACGGACCTGCTGGAGGACATTCGTGTCGAGCATGCCTCTAAGCCTGTCCATTGCGTGCTGGTAGATGAAAGCCAGTTCCTGACCCGTGAGCAGGTCCATGCGCTTTCAGAGGTCGTTGATGAGCTGGATATTCCCGTTCTTTGCTATGGATTACGTACCGATTTTCGTGGGGAGTTATTTGCCGGCAGCCAGTATCTGCTCGCCTGGTCGGATAAGCTGGTTGAGCTGAAAACAATCTGCTTTTGTGGCCGCAAGGCAAGTATGGTTCTTCGCCTGGACCAGTCGGGTAAACCCTATGCTGATGGCGAGCAGGTGGTGATAGGAGGCAATGAACGTTATGTCTCGGTCTGCCGCAAGCATTATAAAGAGGCGTTGGCTGTAGGCTCGCTGACGGCGTTACAGGGCGACAATCGAAAATAA
- the hns gene encoding histone-like nucleoid-structuring protein H-NS produces MSEALKILNNIRTLRAQARECTLETLEEMLEKLEVVVNERREEESAAAAEIEERTRKLQQYREMLIADGIDPNELLNSMAAAKTGTKAKRAARPAKYSYIDENGEEKTWTGQGRTPAVIKKAMDEQGKQLDDFLIKD; encoded by the coding sequence ATGAGCGAAGCACTTAAAATTCTGAACAACATCCGTACTCTTCGTGCGCAGGCAAGAGAATGTACCCTTGAGACGCTTGAAGAAATGCTCGAAAAATTAGAAGTTGTAGTTAACGAACGTCGTGAAGAAGAAAGCGCAGCTGCGGCTGAAATCGAAGAACGTACACGTAAACTGCAACAGTATCGCGAAATGCTGATTGCCGATGGTATCGATCCAAACGAATTGCTGAACAGCATGGCTGCGGCTAAAACCGGTACCAAAGCAAAACGCGCGGCACGTCCTGCTAAATATAGCTACATCGATGAGAACGGCGAAGAGAAAACCTGGACTGGCCAGGGCCGTACTCCTGCTGTAATCAAGAAAGCAATGGACGAACAAGGTAAACAACTGGATGACTTCCTGATCAAGGATTAA